CGACCCCGCCACGCCCGCCATCTGGAGGTTCACGTCGTACTGGTCCGACCAGAACCAGTGGGGATCGTCGAACGCCTCCCCTGCGCCGAGGAGGTTTCGGGCCACCACCGGCCCCATCTTCAGCGCGTTGTCGAAGTGCTCGACGCGGATGCGGCCGAAGCGGGGGTGATCGTGGCGGGCCACGTCGCCGACGGCGTACACGCCCGGGACGGTGGTCTCGAGCGCCGCGTCGACCAGGATGCCGTCGTCCACGGCGACGTCCGTTCCGGCCACCGCCTCGACGTTCGGCTGCACGCCCACCCCGACCACCGCGAAGTCGCACTCGACGCGGCGGCCCGACGTGGTCACCATGGCTCCCACCCGGTCGCCTCCCTCGAACCTCTCAGCCGACTCCTGGAAGTGCATCCGCACGCCGTGGTCCCGGTGGACGGCCTCGAGGACGGCGCCGACCTCGGCCCCCAGCACCCGCTCCAGCGCCGTGGAGAACAGCTCCACCACGGTGACCTCGGCCCCCAGGGACCGGAGCGACGCGGCGACCTCCGCGCCGATGAAGCCCATGCCCACGATCGCGGCGTGGGCTCCACCGGCGGATGCCTCCCGGATCCGGTCGGCGTCGGCCGGCCTCCGCAGGTCGAACACGCCGCCCAGGTCGGCCCCCGGCACGTTCAGCCGGCGGTTGCGGGCCCCGGTGGCGATCACCGCCCGGTCGAAGGGCACTCGAGATCCGTCCGACAGCTCGAACGAACGGCCCGCCGCGTCCAGCCGTTCCAGCCGAACCCCCAGGCGCAGCTCGATGCCCTGCTCGCCGTACCAGGCCTCCGGGCGGACGAGGCACTCCTCAAGGGACTGCTCACCCCGGAGGTACTCCTTCGACAGCGGCGGC
The sequence above is a segment of the Actinomycetota bacterium genome. Coding sequences within it:
- a CDS encoding FAD-dependent oxidoreductase — translated: MTETIAVAGAGLAGGTAAAALREEGFDGRIVLVGEEDIPPYERPPLSKEYLRGEQSLEECLVRPEAWYGEQGIELRLGVRLERLDAAGRSFELSDGSRVPFDRAVIATGARNRRLNVPGADLGGVFDLRRPADADRIREASAGGAHAAIVGMGFIGAEVAASLRSLGAEVTVVELFSTALERVLGAEVGAVLEAVHRDHGVRMHFQESAERFEGGDRVGAMVTTSGRRVECDFAVVGVGVQPNVEAVAGTDVAVDDGILVDAALETTVPGVYAVGDVARHDHPRFGRIRVEHFDNALKMGPVVARNLLGAGEAFDDPHWFWSDQYDVNLQMAGVAGSWDRLVFRGSVEERSFSAFYLSDGVLLSAVSVNRPRDVRRAMPLIKAGARPDPGALRDEDVDLRTLAPAAT